In a single window of the Tigriopus californicus strain San Diego chromosome 2, Tcal_SD_v2.1, whole genome shotgun sequence genome:
- the LOC131893169 gene encoding uncharacterized protein LOC131893169 isoform X3, with amino-acid sequence MSSLLGVCLVSLVLFEALQSSALDSKCYFGLGLESGSITNDQITASANTSSPTSGRLNHDHGAWCFRSSDSIDEVFFSVDLGQVRLISGFQSQGPPQSKHGVEYLRYVGLRVALSLDGSSWRDCCGDLFYADDKSDSQGVISTHSFHRVETARYIRILASSGVRWVGHEEKCFRFEVLGCSLDDLSRRFQPEIHLMFNALPAGFLDIQWTKPEVEVANRERVFLESERFLAKLVTEEGQRPEITQFNLTTPGFISANPVFGAKYQVEITCVYQGFAINCGRYEKEAVLKAPSSCFLHVSPCSIADRIDFIRPHRFRATSLEDGSVVVKWTETRHGWRSPNMRLKVEDNGGNVIEEIGDSIQKVITLPNLQKTNDYKLVFTPYGPNIPNEVKEHTGTLVLMTKWNSTKDHHHSFVADVDFQSQIQWSGQIRSTWEPARAIMESKKANVYSEFEAQGYIISLRPLGGSEDDILQTANLSYVDNAFSFGGILMGNSYQLSLDCIFQNQVIPCGNTVIASGSPVHFVESNSSMVLYMETSLPDQWGNLESECVSSGGHLVSLDHYYLEEALARNTNLSSYWSGGNICPNSPAPPDSMWSDGSAELSTNFAFNSGLDGGHCCIKVDIVEQPRSNSSSVWKGENCASYLHGICEYKVTDYLDEPVNLVGTAISPESINLTWSGAMKFWQPQEFMVVYCHVKSLSAASLPIRGNFCRYDSVKNQSFTIKSLQPFSEYNVSIIGRLPPFEKMVSAVGNARTLPMSDVEWIITPKGHLIVSWLKKIAKFEESDIVMLSLKHLDGNVSSNYTGTASEVRVTSLQLGGLYEFVLIDPKFETSYGPISIEAYPNCSSGARIGLYCSQVGTSLTSEARADSACQGYPLENQTRSLEPIGLQNGTYDLVWMGKEARHQNRHVNTSSMEEEDTEKESRIRFPDTRSSSGAESCQAWSIAQERLRGYPCEEILPVLCQNEIPFESNAPNRSSLRIIPGPTHVVLSWDAEADQGWQTNYTVRVTPQTVLLDPMDTLGLNDTLNRTGRLENDSNIPLEFNIISSSAPPINLTNLWPESEYSVELITSLGPKFKTTLQLDNIFTTANDSKMPAEIVGYTMVADDYRTAEFSIMSFVMVILLLCIIILVLSGTIPVYADNAMQVCFQISLFLFTLCLLLAGTDGPWSWDPEDQTWCALATGFLALFILTALTFLLLESLCIVHKLVPWVTCPLLDNIPILVAIGFLVPLLYIVIVVPILYTDLMPDQRRVCWLNLSKDASAAILVPISLLFLGTLIILLISFFSGSKERLMSASYHVRSSTLRYTRYVLMLILGLLGLVLGLGLSATHLSSSGLLVTFMVFFLILALVILILRCFLDKQALRRFRRICSEQYTPILLRSHGLHGSVSPSMDAMDPPAKYTSPFGDTDLRPVIPDGQGRLRSAGLKDAYFSLPNTPDTEDPMKGLAIARPFLQLSTEIGGESYI; translated from the exons ATGAGCTCTCTCTTGGGGGTTTGCCTCGTGTCACTCGTCCTCTTTGAAG CTCTTCAATCCTCGGCCCTTGACAGTAAATGTTACTTTGGACTTGGTTTGGAATCCGGAAGCATCACCAACGACCAGATTAC gGCGAGTGCCAACACGAGCTCCCCAACTTCCGGTCGGCTCAATCATGACCACGGGGCTTGGTGTTTCCGATCCAGTGATAGCATCGATGAGGTGTTCTTCTCCGTGGATCTGGGCCAAGTTCGGCTCATCTCCGGCTTTCAAAGCCAGGGACCACCCCAATCCAAGCATGGGGTGGAGTACCTTCGCTACGTCGGACTTCGAGTGGCTCTCAGCTTGGACGGATCCTCTTGGCGCGATTGTTGCGGAGATTTG TTCTATGCGGATGACAAGAGTGATAGCCAAGGTGTAATCTCCACTCACAGTTTCCACCGGGTGGAAACTGCCCGATATATCCGGATCTTGGCTTCCTCTGGGGTCCGATGGGTGGGCCATGAGGAGAAGTGCTTCAGATTCGAAGTCTTGGGTTGCTCGCTCGATGATTTGAGTCGACGGTTCCAGCCGGAAATTCACCTCATGTTCAACGCCTTGCCCGCGGGCTTCTTGGACATCCAATGGACCAAGCCAGAGGTGGAGGTGGCCAATCGTGAACGTGTCTTCTTGGAATCAGAGCGGTTCCTGGCCAAATTAGTCACCGAAGAAGGCCAAAGGCCAGAGATCACTCAATTCAATCTCACCACCCCTGGGTTCATCTCGGCGAATCCCGTTTTTGGTGCCAAATATCAAGTGGAAATCACTTGCGTCTACCAAGGGTTCGCCATCAATTGTGGGAGGTACGAAAAAGAGGCCGTGCTCAAGGCACCCTCGTCGTGTTTCCTGCACGTTTCTCCTTGTTCCATCGCCGACCGGATTGACTTTATCCGTCCCCATCGATTTCGTGCCACTTCACTTGAAGATGGATCCGTCGTCGTCAAATGGACGGAAACTCGTCATGGTTGGAGATCACCAAACATGAGACTGAAGGTTGAGGACAATGGCGGAAATGTGATTGAAGAGATCGGAGACTCGATTCAAAAAGTGATCACCCTCCCGAATCTTCAAAAGACCAACGACTATAAACTTGTATTCACCCCATATGGACCCAACATTCCCAATGAAGTCAAGGAACACACTGGGACTCTTGTTTTAA TGACAAAATGGAACTCGACCaaggatcatcatcattcgtTCGTGGCAGATGTGGACTTTCAGAGTCAAATTCAATGGAGTGGTCAGATTCGTTCCACTTGGGAACCAGCTCGAGCCATTATGGAAAGCAAAAAGGCCAACGTTTATTCGGAATTCGAGGCTCAGGGCTATATCATTAGTCTTCGACCCTTGGGAGGTTCAG AAGACGATATCCTACAAACTGCCAACTTGTCTTATGTTGACAACGCCTTTAGTTTTGGAGGGATATTAATGGGCAATTCGTACCAACTGAGTCTCgattgcatttttcaaaaccaagttATACCTTGCGGAAACACTGTGATTGCCTCCG GATCACCCGTTCACTTTGTCGAGTCCAATTCTTCAATGGTGCTCTATATGGAAACGTCACTGCCTGATCAATGGGGGAATTTGGAATCCGAATGTGTTTCGTCAGGAGGACATCTGGTCAGTCTAGACCATTACTATTTAGAAGAGGCCTTGGCACGAAATACCAATCTATCAAGCTACTGGTCAGGGGGGAATATCTGTCCCAACAGTCCAG CCCCTCCCGATAGCATGTGGAGTGATGGAAGTGCAGAACTGTCAACCAATTTCGCATTCAATTCCGGACTCGATGGGGGTCACTGTTGCATTAAGGTTGATATAGTAGAGCAACCTCGCTCGAATTCATCCTCAGTTTGGAAGGGAGAAAACTGTGCCAGCTACCTGCACGGCATTTGTGAATACAAAGTCACAG ATTACTTGGATGAGCCGGTGAATTTGGTCGGAACGGCCATCTCTCCAGAGTCCATCAATCTGACATGGAGTGGAGCCATGAAGTTTTGGCAACCCCAAGAATTCATGGTCGTCTATTGTCACGTGAAATCTTTGTCAGCCGCATCTTTACCAATACGAGGCAATTTTTGCCGATACGACTCGGTCAAGAATCAATCTTTTACGATCAAAAGCCTGCAACCTTTCTCAGAGTACAATGTATCAATCATTGGGAGACTTCCACCTTTTGAGAAGATGGTCTCCGCTGTTGGCAACGCTCGTACAC TTCCAATGTCAGACGTGGAGTGGATTATCACGCCAAAAGGTCATCTGATAGTGTCTTGGTTGAAAAagattgccaaatttgaagagtcCGATATCGTGATGTTATCACTCAAACATCTTGATGGCAACGTCAGCTCAAATTACACAGGAACGGCTTCCGAAGTTCGAGTGACTTCCCTTCAACTTGGCGGCCTTTACGAGTTCGTACTTATTGACCCGAAATTCGAGACTTCCTATGGACCAATTTCCATCGAAGCTT ACCCTAATTGCTCATCCGGAGCCAGGATTGGCCTTTATTGCTCACAAGTCGGAACTAGCCTTACCTCAGAGGCCAGAGCTGATTCTGCTTGTCAAGGATATCCTCTCGAGAACCAAACGAGATCGTTGGAACCCATTGGACTTCAAAATGGCACTTATGATCTGGTTTGGATGGGCAAAG AGGCAAGACATCAAAACCGACACGTAAATACCTCAAGTATGGAGGAAGAGGATACGGAAAAAGAGAGTCGGATCCGTTTTCCGGACACGAGAAGCAGTTCTGGAGCGGAGTCTTGTCAAGCTTGGTCGATAGCTCAAGAGAGGTTGCGTGGCTACCCGTGCGAGGAAATCTTACCGgttctttgtcaaaatgaaattccat TCGAAAGTAACGCGCCGAATCGATCATCTTTAAGGATAATTCCGGGACCGACTCATGTTGTACTATCCTGGGATGCTGAGGCTGACCAGGGCTGGCAGACGAATTATACAGTTCGAGTAACTCCCCAGACAGTTCTACTTGATCCCATGGATACCCTCGGGCTTAATGATACCCTCAACCGAACTGGCAGATTAGAAAACGATAGCAACATTCCCCTGGAGTTTAATATCATCTCATCAAGTGCACCTCCCATCAATCTCACCAATCTTTGGCCGGAGAGTGAATACTCTGTGGAACTCATCACATCCCTCGGTCCCAAGTTTAAAACCACTCTTCAATTAGATAACATCTTCACCACTGCCAACGATTCGAAGATGCCGGCTGAGATTGTTGGG TACACTATGGTTGCGGATGACTACCGAACGGCAGAGTTTTCGATCATGTCTTTTGTTATGGTTATTCTCCTCCtttgcatcataatacttGTGCTTTCTGGAACAAT ccCTGTATATGCCGACAATGCCATGCAGGTTTGCTTCCAAATCTCATTGTTTCTGTTTACTCTGTGCCTGCTTTTGGCGGGCACCGATGGCCCGTGGTCCTGGGATCCTGAG GATCAAACGTGGTGTGCATTGGCCACAGgatttttggcacttttcattttgacggCCTTAACTTTTTTGCTATTGGAAAGCCTCTGCATTGTTCACAAATTGGTACCGTGGGTAACTTGTCCGTTATTGGATAACATTCCAATTTTGGTGGCCATTGGTTTCCTGGTTCCTCTTTTGTATATTGTTATAGTGGTTCCCATTTTATATACAGATCTCATGCCTGATCAACGAAGAGT ATGTTGGCTGAATCTCTCCAAAGACGCGTCTGCTGCCATCTTAGTTCCCATAAGCCTTTTATTTCTTGGAACCCTTATCATTTTATTGATCTCATTTTTCTCTGGCTCAAAGGAGCGATTGATGTCGGCCTCATACCACGTCCGGTCAAG CACCCTACGCTACACCCGATATGTATTGATGCTGATATTGGGCCTCTTGGGACTGGTGCTCGGTTTGGGTCTCAGCGCCACACATCTGTCCTCATCAGGTCTTCTTGTAACATTCATGgtgtttttcttgattttggcgTTGGTCATACTTATTCTTCGATGCTTCTTGGATAAACAG GCATTACGTCGGTTTCGGCGCATTTGCAGTGAACAGTACACGCCAATACTGTTGCGAAGCCACGGACTTCACGGCTCAGTTAGTCCCTCAATGGATGCCATGGACCCTCCTGCCAAGTATACGAGTCCTTTTGGCGACACTGATCTACGTCCAGTTATTCCTGATGGCCAGGGGCGACTACGTTCTGCCGGCCTCAAAGATGCCTATTTTAGCTTGCCGAACACGCCAGATACCGAGGACCCCATGAAAGGCCTGGCTATTGCGAGGCCATTTCTTCAGCTATCCACCGAAATTGGCGGTGAATCGTACATTTGA
- the LOC131893169 gene encoding uncharacterized protein LOC131893169 isoform X4 yields the protein MSSLLGVCLVSLVLFEALQSSALDSKCYFGLGLESGSITNDQITASANTSSPTSGRLNHDHGAWCFRSSDSIDEVFFSVDLGQVRLISGFQSQGPPQSKHGVEYLRYVGLRVALSLDGSSWRDCCGDLFYADDKSDSQGVISTHSFHRVETARYIRILASSGVRWVGHEEKCFRFEVLGCSLDDLSRRFQPEIHLMFNALPAGFLDIQWTKPEVEVANRERVFLESERFLAKLVTEEGQRPEITQFNLTTPGFISANPVFGAKYQVEITCVYQGFAINCGRYEKEAVLKAPSSCFLHVSPCSIADRIDFIRPHRFRATSLEDGSVVVKWTETRHGWRSPNMRLKVEDNGGNVIEEIGDSIQKVITLPNLQKTNDYKLVFTPYGPNIPNEVKEHTGTLVLMTKWNSTKDHHHSFVADVDFQSQIQWSGQIRSTWEPARAIMESKKANVYSEFEAQGYIISLRPLGGSEDDILQTANLSYVDNAFSFGGILMGNSYQLSLDCIFQNQVIPCGNTVIASGSPVHFVESNSSMVLYMETSLPDQWGNLESECVSSGGHLVSLDHYYLEEALARNTNLSSYWSGGNICPNSPAPPDSMWSDGSAELSTNFAFNSGLDGGHCCIKVDIVEQPRSNSSSVWKGENCASYLHGICEYKVTDYLDEPVNLVGTAISPESINLTWSGAMKFWQPQEFMVVYCHVKSLSAASLPIRGNFCRYDSVKNQSFTIKSLQPFSEYNVSIIGRLPPFEKMVSAVGNARTLPMSDVEWIITPKGHLIVSWLKKIAKFEESDIVMLSLKHLDGNVSSNYTGTASEVRVTSLQLGGLYEFVLIDPKFETSYGPISIEAYPNCSSGARIGLYCSQVGTSLTSEARADSACQGYPLENQTRSLEPIGLQNGTYDLVWMGKEARHQNRHVNTSSMEEEDTEKESRIRFPDTRSSSGAESCQAWSIAQERLRGYPCEEILPVLCQNEIPFESNAPNRSSLRIIPGPTHVVLSWDAEADQGWQTNYTVRVTPQTVLLDPMDTLGLNDTLNRTGRLENDSNIPLEFNIISSSAPPINLTNLWPESEYSVELITSLGPKFKTTLQLDNIFTTANDSKMPAEIVGYTMVADDYRTAEFSIMSFVMVILLLCIIILVLSGTIPVYADNAMQVCFQISLFLFTLCLLLAGTDGPWSWDPEDQTWCALATGFLALFILTALTFLLLESLCIVHKLVPWVTCPLLDNIPILVAIGFLVPLLYIVIVVPILYTDLMPDQRRVCWLNLSKDASAAILVPISLLFLGTLIILLISFFSGSKERLMSASYHVRSSTLRYTRYVLMLILGLLGLVLGLGLSATHLSSSGLLVTFMVFFLILALVILILRCFLDKQVLLQIKRLRKSNEEIGETYLTRNSARAESRSAYSRKSIASGQSRTKSIVSHNQVAPQRQSITPVESEEDPAENRSPDELIRGPRQSITSVSAHLQ from the exons ATGAGCTCTCTCTTGGGGGTTTGCCTCGTGTCACTCGTCCTCTTTGAAG CTCTTCAATCCTCGGCCCTTGACAGTAAATGTTACTTTGGACTTGGTTTGGAATCCGGAAGCATCACCAACGACCAGATTAC gGCGAGTGCCAACACGAGCTCCCCAACTTCCGGTCGGCTCAATCATGACCACGGGGCTTGGTGTTTCCGATCCAGTGATAGCATCGATGAGGTGTTCTTCTCCGTGGATCTGGGCCAAGTTCGGCTCATCTCCGGCTTTCAAAGCCAGGGACCACCCCAATCCAAGCATGGGGTGGAGTACCTTCGCTACGTCGGACTTCGAGTGGCTCTCAGCTTGGACGGATCCTCTTGGCGCGATTGTTGCGGAGATTTG TTCTATGCGGATGACAAGAGTGATAGCCAAGGTGTAATCTCCACTCACAGTTTCCACCGGGTGGAAACTGCCCGATATATCCGGATCTTGGCTTCCTCTGGGGTCCGATGGGTGGGCCATGAGGAGAAGTGCTTCAGATTCGAAGTCTTGGGTTGCTCGCTCGATGATTTGAGTCGACGGTTCCAGCCGGAAATTCACCTCATGTTCAACGCCTTGCCCGCGGGCTTCTTGGACATCCAATGGACCAAGCCAGAGGTGGAGGTGGCCAATCGTGAACGTGTCTTCTTGGAATCAGAGCGGTTCCTGGCCAAATTAGTCACCGAAGAAGGCCAAAGGCCAGAGATCACTCAATTCAATCTCACCACCCCTGGGTTCATCTCGGCGAATCCCGTTTTTGGTGCCAAATATCAAGTGGAAATCACTTGCGTCTACCAAGGGTTCGCCATCAATTGTGGGAGGTACGAAAAAGAGGCCGTGCTCAAGGCACCCTCGTCGTGTTTCCTGCACGTTTCTCCTTGTTCCATCGCCGACCGGATTGACTTTATCCGTCCCCATCGATTTCGTGCCACTTCACTTGAAGATGGATCCGTCGTCGTCAAATGGACGGAAACTCGTCATGGTTGGAGATCACCAAACATGAGACTGAAGGTTGAGGACAATGGCGGAAATGTGATTGAAGAGATCGGAGACTCGATTCAAAAAGTGATCACCCTCCCGAATCTTCAAAAGACCAACGACTATAAACTTGTATTCACCCCATATGGACCCAACATTCCCAATGAAGTCAAGGAACACACTGGGACTCTTGTTTTAA TGACAAAATGGAACTCGACCaaggatcatcatcattcgtTCGTGGCAGATGTGGACTTTCAGAGTCAAATTCAATGGAGTGGTCAGATTCGTTCCACTTGGGAACCAGCTCGAGCCATTATGGAAAGCAAAAAGGCCAACGTTTATTCGGAATTCGAGGCTCAGGGCTATATCATTAGTCTTCGACCCTTGGGAGGTTCAG AAGACGATATCCTACAAACTGCCAACTTGTCTTATGTTGACAACGCCTTTAGTTTTGGAGGGATATTAATGGGCAATTCGTACCAACTGAGTCTCgattgcatttttcaaaaccaagttATACCTTGCGGAAACACTGTGATTGCCTCCG GATCACCCGTTCACTTTGTCGAGTCCAATTCTTCAATGGTGCTCTATATGGAAACGTCACTGCCTGATCAATGGGGGAATTTGGAATCCGAATGTGTTTCGTCAGGAGGACATCTGGTCAGTCTAGACCATTACTATTTAGAAGAGGCCTTGGCACGAAATACCAATCTATCAAGCTACTGGTCAGGGGGGAATATCTGTCCCAACAGTCCAG CCCCTCCCGATAGCATGTGGAGTGATGGAAGTGCAGAACTGTCAACCAATTTCGCATTCAATTCCGGACTCGATGGGGGTCACTGTTGCATTAAGGTTGATATAGTAGAGCAACCTCGCTCGAATTCATCCTCAGTTTGGAAGGGAGAAAACTGTGCCAGCTACCTGCACGGCATTTGTGAATACAAAGTCACAG ATTACTTGGATGAGCCGGTGAATTTGGTCGGAACGGCCATCTCTCCAGAGTCCATCAATCTGACATGGAGTGGAGCCATGAAGTTTTGGCAACCCCAAGAATTCATGGTCGTCTATTGTCACGTGAAATCTTTGTCAGCCGCATCTTTACCAATACGAGGCAATTTTTGCCGATACGACTCGGTCAAGAATCAATCTTTTACGATCAAAAGCCTGCAACCTTTCTCAGAGTACAATGTATCAATCATTGGGAGACTTCCACCTTTTGAGAAGATGGTCTCCGCTGTTGGCAACGCTCGTACAC TTCCAATGTCAGACGTGGAGTGGATTATCACGCCAAAAGGTCATCTGATAGTGTCTTGGTTGAAAAagattgccaaatttgaagagtcCGATATCGTGATGTTATCACTCAAACATCTTGATGGCAACGTCAGCTCAAATTACACAGGAACGGCTTCCGAAGTTCGAGTGACTTCCCTTCAACTTGGCGGCCTTTACGAGTTCGTACTTATTGACCCGAAATTCGAGACTTCCTATGGACCAATTTCCATCGAAGCTT ACCCTAATTGCTCATCCGGAGCCAGGATTGGCCTTTATTGCTCACAAGTCGGAACTAGCCTTACCTCAGAGGCCAGAGCTGATTCTGCTTGTCAAGGATATCCTCTCGAGAACCAAACGAGATCGTTGGAACCCATTGGACTTCAAAATGGCACTTATGATCTGGTTTGGATGGGCAAAG AGGCAAGACATCAAAACCGACACGTAAATACCTCAAGTATGGAGGAAGAGGATACGGAAAAAGAGAGTCGGATCCGTTTTCCGGACACGAGAAGCAGTTCTGGAGCGGAGTCTTGTCAAGCTTGGTCGATAGCTCAAGAGAGGTTGCGTGGCTACCCGTGCGAGGAAATCTTACCGgttctttgtcaaaatgaaattccat TCGAAAGTAACGCGCCGAATCGATCATCTTTAAGGATAATTCCGGGACCGACTCATGTTGTACTATCCTGGGATGCTGAGGCTGACCAGGGCTGGCAGACGAATTATACAGTTCGAGTAACTCCCCAGACAGTTCTACTTGATCCCATGGATACCCTCGGGCTTAATGATACCCTCAACCGAACTGGCAGATTAGAAAACGATAGCAACATTCCCCTGGAGTTTAATATCATCTCATCAAGTGCACCTCCCATCAATCTCACCAATCTTTGGCCGGAGAGTGAATACTCTGTGGAACTCATCACATCCCTCGGTCCCAAGTTTAAAACCACTCTTCAATTAGATAACATCTTCACCACTGCCAACGATTCGAAGATGCCGGCTGAGATTGTTGGG TACACTATGGTTGCGGATGACTACCGAACGGCAGAGTTTTCGATCATGTCTTTTGTTATGGTTATTCTCCTCCtttgcatcataatacttGTGCTTTCTGGAACAAT ccCTGTATATGCCGACAATGCCATGCAGGTTTGCTTCCAAATCTCATTGTTTCTGTTTACTCTGTGCCTGCTTTTGGCGGGCACCGATGGCCCGTGGTCCTGGGATCCTGAG GATCAAACGTGGTGTGCATTGGCCACAGgatttttggcacttttcattttgacggCCTTAACTTTTTTGCTATTGGAAAGCCTCTGCATTGTTCACAAATTGGTACCGTGGGTAACTTGTCCGTTATTGGATAACATTCCAATTTTGGTGGCCATTGGTTTCCTGGTTCCTCTTTTGTATATTGTTATAGTGGTTCCCATTTTATATACAGATCTCATGCCTGATCAACGAAGAGT ATGTTGGCTGAATCTCTCCAAAGACGCGTCTGCTGCCATCTTAGTTCCCATAAGCCTTTTATTTCTTGGAACCCTTATCATTTTATTGATCTCATTTTTCTCTGGCTCAAAGGAGCGATTGATGTCGGCCTCATACCACGTCCGGTCAAG CACCCTACGCTACACCCGATATGTATTGATGCTGATATTGGGCCTCTTGGGACTGGTGCTCGGTTTGGGTCTCAGCGCCACACATCTGTCCTCATCAGGTCTTCTTGTAACATTCATGgtgtttttcttgattttggcgTTGGTCATACTTATTCTTCGATGCTTCTTGGATAAACAG GTTCTTTTACAAATCAAAAGATTACGTaagtcaaatgaagaaattggcgAGACTTATCTGACCCGAAATAGCGCGAGGGCTGAAAGTCGGTCAGCCTACAGCCGCAAATCTATCGCCTCCGGCCAAAGTCGCACGAAAAGCATCGTGAGCCACAATCAAGTGGCACCTCAAAGACAGAGCATCACTCCTGTCGAGAGTGAGGAGGACCCTGCCGAGAATCGAAGTCCGGATGAACTCATTCGTGGGCCTCGACAAA GCATTACGTCGGTTTCGGCGCATTTGCAGTGA